From Sporomusaceae bacterium, the proteins below share one genomic window:
- a CDS encoding bifunctional 2-keto-4-hydroxyglutarate aldolase/2-keto-3-deoxy-6-phosphogluconate aldolase codes for MLSRQAVVQKIAAAGLVAVVRAESSEQAAKIADACIQGGVAAIEITFTVPGAADTIKDLCRTYKSGEIIIGAGTVLDPETARIAILAGAQYVVAPSINFDTIKLCNRYQIPIMPGCGTIKEIVEAMEAGADVIKVFPGETLGPTFVKAVKGPLPQAPLMPTGGVSLDNVAEWIKAGCVAVGVGGNLTAGAKKGDWQSITAIAQEFVAKIRAARGQ; via the coding sequence ATGCTTTCAAGACAAGCAGTAGTGCAGAAAATCGCCGCCGCAGGCCTCGTCGCCGTCGTCCGGGCCGAAAGCTCCGAGCAGGCCGCCAAAATTGCCGACGCCTGCATCCAGGGCGGCGTAGCGGCCATCGAAATCACCTTCACCGTTCCCGGCGCCGCCGACACAATCAAAGACCTTTGCCGCACCTACAAATCCGGCGAAATCATCATCGGCGCCGGCACCGTCCTCGACCCCGAAACCGCCCGCATCGCCATCCTCGCCGGTGCCCAGTACGTCGTCGCCCCCAGCATCAACTTCGACACCATCAAACTCTGCAACCGTTACCAGATACCCATCATGCCCGGCTGCGGCACCATCAAGGAAATCGTCGAAGCCATGGAAGCCGGCGCCGACGTCATCAAAGTATTCCCCGGCGAAACCCTCGGCCCCACCTTCGTCAAAGCCGTCAAAGGCCCGCTGCCCCAGGCGCCCCTCATGCCCACCGGCGGCGTCAGCCTCGACAACGTCGCCGAATGGATCAAAGCCGGCTGCGTAGCAGTAGGAGTCGGCGGCAACCTCACCGCCGGCGCCAAGAAAGGCGACTGGCAATCCATCACCGCCATCGCCCAAGAATTTGTCGCCAAAATCCGCGCCGCCCGCGGCCAATAG
- a CDS encoding TRAP transporter large permease, which yields MLALIIFCVLVLFMFIGVPVATAMGVTSMIFFTILDSFHNLTMVAQRMYSATTGFTLLAIPFFIAAGNLMNTGGVTTRIFRFAGSLVGHVWGGLGQVVIVAAVIMSGMCGAAVAEAAGLGMLAMKAMPERGFDRRFTAAITGAAATIGPVIPPSIPFVIYGSITGVSIGQLFLAGFLPGFMMAAAMGVSVYFISKHRGYPRQDPAPLKEILVSFKEAFLALMCPVIIIGGIVSGVFTPTEASVVACVYALFLGLAVYKEIKISDLPRIGWETTMFTIRIMFIISVAGFFGWLLIHQTVPQQVITELTALGTSANVFMAITIVVLLILGCFMEGIAIIVITVPVFMPIVYQYGIDPIQFGVVNILCSMVGLLTPPVGMCLYTMATISNVGIWDLSRELSPYLIGIACVTIICAYSPDLVLWIPNMFK from the coding sequence ATGCTTGCTCTGATAATTTTCTGCGTCCTCGTCTTATTCATGTTCATCGGCGTCCCGGTGGCTACCGCCATGGGCGTCACCTCGATGATCTTCTTCACCATCCTTGACAGCTTCCACAACCTCACCATGGTCGCCCAGCGCATGTACTCGGCCACCACCGGCTTCACCCTCCTGGCCATCCCCTTCTTCATCGCCGCCGGCAACCTCATGAACACCGGCGGCGTCACCACCCGCATCTTCCGCTTCGCCGGCTCGCTCGTCGGCCACGTCTGGGGCGGCCTCGGCCAGGTGGTCATTGTCGCCGCCGTCATCATGTCCGGCATGTGCGGCGCCGCTGTCGCCGAAGCGGCCGGCCTCGGCATGCTCGCCATGAAAGCCATGCCCGAGCGGGGCTTCGACCGCCGCTTCACCGCCGCCATCACCGGCGCGGCCGCCACCATCGGCCCCGTCATCCCCCCCAGCATCCCCTTTGTCATCTACGGCAGCATCACCGGCGTCTCCATCGGCCAGCTCTTCCTCGCCGGTTTCCTGCCAGGCTTCATGATGGCCGCCGCCATGGGCGTATCCGTCTACTTCATCTCCAAACACCGCGGCTATCCCCGGCAGGACCCTGCTCCCCTAAAGGAAATCCTCGTCAGCTTCAAAGAAGCCTTTCTCGCCCTCATGTGCCCGGTCATCATCATCGGCGGCATCGTCAGCGGCGTCTTCACCCCCACCGAAGCCTCGGTCGTCGCCTGCGTCTACGCCCTTTTCCTCGGGCTAGCAGTTTACAAGGAAATCAAAATAAGCGACCTGCCCCGCATCGGCTGGGAAACCACCATGTTCACCATCCGCATCATGTTCATCATCTCCGTGGCCGGCTTCTTCGGCTGGCTCCTGATCCACCAGACCGTGCCCCAGCAGGTCATCACCGAACTCACCGCCCTCGGCACCAGCGCCAACGTCTTCATGGCCATCACCATCGTCGTCCTCCTCATCCTCGGCTGCTTCATGGAAGGCATCGCCATCATCGTCATCACCGTCCCCGTCTTCATGCCGATCGTTTACCAATACGGCATCGATCCCATCCAGTTCGGCGTCGTCAACATCCTCTGCTCCATGGTCGGCCTCCTCACGCCGCCTGTCGGCATGTGCCTCTACACCATGGCCACCATCAGCAACGTCGGCATCTGGGACCTAAGCCGGGAGCTTTCGCCCTACTTGATCGGCATCGCCTGTGTCACCATCATCTGCGCGTATTCGCCGGACCTCGTCCTGTGGATACCAAACATGTTCAAATAG
- a CDS encoding zinc-binding alcohol dehydrogenase family protein has translation MKAAILYGPHDLKLVETSMPAVTADGVLIRVKAMGICGSDLHAYHGKLATVVYPRVIGHEVVGEVVETGSAVSKVKAGDHVVMDPVVSCGRCPACRSGRGNVCRDVKCMGVAAEGGCAEYIVLPEGNVQKIPADIPWDEAALIEPYTIGAQVTSRGEVAAGDTVLIMGAGPIGLVALQAAKRRRAKVIITDVSEGRLELARRLDADVTVNPQKQDLAVAVSQFTDGYGVNVAVDAVGLPELFAQAVEHTAPTGRVVILGFNPSPSQVPELPITRKELDIRGSRMHAGKFPEVIGWFANKEVKTTPLISHRFPFANINDAFKTLEDEPDKTCKIIITF, from the coding sequence GTGAAAGCAGCAATCCTTTACGGACCCCATGACCTTAAACTAGTCGAGACATCCATGCCAGCCGTCACCGCCGACGGCGTCCTCATCCGCGTAAAGGCGATGGGCATCTGCGGCTCCGACCTCCACGCCTACCACGGCAAACTCGCCACCGTCGTCTATCCGCGCGTCATCGGCCACGAAGTCGTCGGCGAAGTCGTCGAAACCGGCAGCGCCGTCAGCAAAGTCAAAGCCGGCGACCACGTCGTCATGGACCCGGTCGTCAGTTGCGGCCGCTGCCCGGCCTGCCGTTCGGGACGGGGCAACGTCTGCCGGGACGTAAAATGCATGGGTGTCGCCGCCGAAGGCGGTTGCGCCGAATACATCGTCCTGCCCGAAGGCAACGTCCAAAAGATTCCCGCCGATATCCCCTGGGACGAGGCGGCGCTCATCGAGCCCTACACCATCGGCGCCCAGGTAACCAGCCGCGGCGAAGTGGCCGCCGGCGACACCGTCCTCATCATGGGCGCCGGCCCCATCGGCCTCGTCGCCCTCCAGGCAGCCAAGCGCCGCCGCGCCAAAGTCATCATCACCGACGTATCCGAAGGGCGGCTTGAGCTCGCTCGCCGGCTCGACGCCGACGTAACCGTCAACCCGCAGAAACAGGACCTCGCCGTCGCCGTCAGCCAATTCACCGACGGCTACGGCGTCAACGTCGCCGTCGACGCCGTCGGCCTGCCCGAGCTTTTCGCCCAGGCGGTCGAACACACCGCGCCGACCGGCCGCGTAGTCATCCTCGGCTTCAACCCGTCGCCTTCCCAGGTGCCGGAGCTGCCGATCACCCGCAAAGAGCTCGACATCCGCGGCTCCCGCATGCACGCCGGTAAATTCCCCGAAGTAATCGGCTGGTTCGCCAACAAGGAAGTCAAAACCACGCCCCTCATTTCCCACCGCTTCCCGTTCGCCAACATCAACGACGCCTTCAAAACCCTCGAAGACGAACCCGACAAAACCTGCAAAATAATCATCACCTTCTGA
- a CDS encoding TRAP transporter substrate-binding protein: MKKTLSIFLALILLAGVVAMAGCGGKSEPAKQEVKAITMKFGHYAPAGHPGHAAAKMFAENVEKRTNGAIKISVFPDNQLGSPPEMLEQNIMGAIDMSLPTQGALDKYSKKFAVVMLPFVFKDANHAYKVLDGPFMQWAAPDLEKQGLIFLANWEWGFRNLTNNIRPINSPDDVKGLKIRTPPEVQLQAAMEALGGNVTKIAFPELFMALKQGVVDAQENPLSIIFHNKYYEAQKHLALTNHVYNSMVHVMSKKTWDKLTPDQQKIIKEESKKAGDFMRAEVQKEEANLVKQLEEKGMKVTKPNVADFKAKMQPAYDKIGAYAGKDNVDAFIKMADSTK, translated from the coding sequence GTGAAAAAGACGCTCAGTATTTTCCTTGCCCTCATCCTCCTGGCCGGCGTCGTCGCCATGGCCGGATGCGGCGGCAAAAGCGAGCCCGCCAAGCAGGAAGTCAAAGCCATTACCATGAAGTTCGGCCACTACGCTCCGGCCGGTCACCCCGGTCACGCAGCTGCCAAGATGTTCGCCGAAAACGTCGAAAAACGGACCAACGGCGCCATCAAAATCTCCGTCTTCCCCGACAACCAGCTCGGCTCCCCACCCGAAATGCTCGAACAGAACATCATGGGCGCCATCGACATGAGCCTGCCCACCCAGGGCGCGCTCGACAAATACTCCAAGAAATTCGCCGTCGTCATGCTGCCCTTCGTCTTCAAAGACGCCAACCACGCTTACAAGGTCCTCGACGGCCCCTTCATGCAGTGGGCGGCCCCCGACCTCGAAAAACAGGGGCTCATCTTCCTCGCCAACTGGGAGTGGGGCTTCCGCAACCTCACCAACAACATCCGGCCCATCAACTCTCCGGATGACGTCAAAGGCCTGAAGATCAGGACGCCGCCGGAAGTCCAGCTCCAGGCGGCCATGGAAGCGCTTGGCGGCAACGTCACCAAGATCGCCTTCCCCGAACTGTTCATGGCCCTCAAACAGGGTGTCGTCGACGCCCAGGAGAACCCCCTGTCGATCATCTTCCACAACAAATACTACGAAGCTCAGAAACACCTGGCCCTCACCAACCACGTCTACAACTCCATGGTTCATGTCATGAGCAAAAAGACCTGGGACAAACTGACGCCGGACCAGCAGAAAATTATCAAAGAAGAGAGCAAAAAAGCCGGCGATTTCATGAGGGCCGAAGTCCAGAAAGAAGAAGCCAACCTCGTCAAACAACTTGAAGAAAAAGGCATGAAAGTCACAAAACCCAACGTCGCCGACTTCAAAGCCAAAATGCAGCCCGCCTATGACAAAATCGGCGCGTATGCCGGCAAAGACAACGTCGACGCCTTCATAAAGATGGCTGACTCCACCAAGTAA
- a CDS encoding iron-containing alcohol dehydrogenase, which translates to MKELRFHGQAIVTGRGAVECLKDLPIGRAFIVTGGNSVVKNGMLAKIQGLLAAKGCQTLVYSGVPKNPPVETVVEGIARMREFAPDTVIGLGGGSAIDACKVMSVFYEHPGLDVAAAFRQAIPQKREKIRLIAIPGTSGTASEVTCFAVLTYRGEDLKVGGKSPAFVPDYAILDVDMTLSMPKSVAAETGMDAMAHAVECYTNPNLDDFTEAMAAGAIEGLFRHLPASVTAGDHVAREKVHNYQCLAGCAFANVGTGLDHGIAHAFGGKYDLGHGLVIAVALPYVLEFNTRDAQVREKLARLAKRIDRDDFVAAIRELNARLGIPASFKALGISEADFAADFALLVENSLKGSTKVNPVPVSAEDMQVILRSIYEGRSIQ; encoded by the coding sequence ATGAAAGAACTAAGATTCCACGGCCAGGCCATCGTCACCGGCCGCGGCGCAGTCGAATGCCTGAAAGACCTGCCCATCGGGCGGGCTTTCATCGTGACCGGCGGCAATTCCGTGGTCAAAAACGGCATGCTCGCCAAAATCCAGGGCCTGCTGGCGGCCAAAGGCTGCCAGACGCTCGTCTATAGCGGCGTGCCCAAAAACCCGCCCGTCGAAACCGTCGTCGAAGGCATCGCCCGCATGCGGGAATTTGCCCCCGACACCGTCATCGGCCTCGGCGGCGGCTCGGCCATCGACGCCTGCAAAGTCATGAGCGTCTTCTACGAACACCCCGGCCTCGACGTCGCTGCCGCCTTCCGGCAGGCCATCCCCCAGAAACGGGAAAAAATCAGGCTCATCGCCATCCCCGGCACCTCGGGGACAGCCAGCGAAGTAACCTGCTTCGCCGTCCTCACCTACCGCGGCGAAGACCTCAAAGTCGGCGGTAAATCGCCGGCCTTCGTGCCCGACTACGCCATCCTCGACGTCGACATGACCCTGTCGATGCCGAAAAGCGTTGCCGCCGAAACCGGCATGGACGCCATGGCCCACGCCGTCGAATGCTACACAAACCCCAACCTCGACGACTTCACCGAAGCCATGGCCGCCGGCGCGATCGAAGGCCTCTTCCGCCACCTCCCCGCCAGCGTCACCGCCGGCGACCACGTCGCCCGCGAAAAAGTCCACAACTACCAATGCCTGGCCGGCTGCGCCTTCGCCAACGTCGGCACCGGCCTCGACCACGGCATCGCCCACGCCTTCGGCGGCAAATACGACCTCGGCCACGGCCTCGTCATCGCCGTCGCCCTTCCCTATGTCCTCGAGTTCAACACCCGCGACGCCCAAGTGCGCGAAAAACTCGCCCGCCTCGCCAAGCGGATCGACCGCGACGACTTCGTCGCCGCCATCCGCGAACTAAACGCCCGGCTCGGCATCCCCGCGTCCTTCAAAGCCCTGGGCATCAGCGAAGCCGACTTTGCCGCCGACTTTGCCCTCCTCGTCGAAAACTCACTCAAAGGCTCGACCAAAGTAAACCCCGTACCCGTATCGGCGGAAGACATGCAGGTTATTCTACGCTCCATCTACGAAGGCCGGAGCATTCAATAA
- the kduI gene encoding 5-dehydro-4-deoxy-D-glucuronate isomerase, whose product MEIRYPAHPQDAKHYTTDRLRQDYLIQNLFSPGETKMVYSHFDRIIAGGVCPTAPLDLEAGKEIAAEYFLQRREIGIINVGASGKVVVDGTEYPLKKTDGLYIGMGAQKVTFSSDDPANPAKFYFNSTPAHKTYPTAKILVADIVPAALGSISQSNERKIFKYIVPGGVQSCQLVMGMTVLAPGNMWNSMPCHTHERRMEVYFYFDLAPESVVFHLMGEPEETRHIVIRNEEAVISPSWSIHSGVGTGSYTFIWGMAGENQKFDDMDHVAMARLK is encoded by the coding sequence ATGGAAATCAGGTACCCGGCCCATCCCCAGGATGCAAAACACTACACCACCGACCGTCTTCGCCAGGATTATCTCATCCAGAACCTCTTCAGCCCCGGCGAGACCAAAATGGTCTACAGCCACTTCGACCGGATCATCGCCGGCGGAGTCTGCCCCACCGCTCCCCTCGACCTCGAAGCCGGCAAGGAGATTGCCGCCGAATACTTCCTCCAGCGGCGGGAAATCGGCATCATCAACGTCGGCGCGTCAGGCAAAGTCGTTGTCGACGGCACAGAATACCCCCTGAAAAAAACCGACGGACTGTACATCGGCATGGGCGCGCAAAAAGTAACCTTCAGCAGCGACGATCCGGCCAACCCGGCCAAATTCTACTTCAACAGCACCCCGGCGCACAAAACCTACCCCACCGCCAAAATCCTCGTCGCCGACATCGTCCCCGCCGCTCTGGGCAGCATCAGCCAGTCCAACGAGCGGAAAATCTTCAAGTACATCGTTCCCGGCGGCGTCCAAAGCTGCCAGCTCGTCATGGGCATGACCGTCCTCGCCCCCGGCAACATGTGGAACTCCATGCCCTGCCACACCCACGAACGGCGCATGGAAGTATACTTCTACTTCGATCTTGCTCCCGAATCCGTCGTTTTCCACCTCATGGGCGAGCCGGAAGAAACGCGCCACATCGTCATCCGCAACGAAGAAGCGGTAATATCGCCTAGCTGGTCGATCCACTCCGGCGTCGGCACAGGCAGCTACACCTTCATCTGGGGGATGGCCGGCGAGAACCAGAAATTCGACGACATGGACCATGTGGCCATGGCGCGTTTGAAGTAA
- a CDS encoding TRAP transporter small permease codes for MEALKNIDKVFGYILRWGSVAMLGAIFLLLVANVFIRFVPITSFGWFDEVIEMLIAWFVFLGAAALWRENEHFVVAFLPDYLKGKLAGQLLDIIINLISISFIAAFTYYSLNLTMRAEDWTPIINMPKKLLYASMPFSGALMIIYSIRNIVQSGCRLAQKTQ; via the coding sequence GTGGAAGCGTTGAAAAATATTGATAAAGTGTTCGGCTATATCCTGCGCTGGGGCAGCGTAGCCATGCTCGGCGCCATCTTCCTCCTCCTCGTCGCCAACGTCTTTATCCGCTTCGTACCCATCACCTCCTTCGGCTGGTTCGACGAAGTCATCGAAATGCTCATCGCCTGGTTCGTCTTCCTCGGCGCCGCCGCCCTCTGGCGGGAAAACGAGCACTTCGTCGTCGCCTTCCTGCCCGACTACCTCAAAGGCAAACTCGCCGGCCAACTGCTCGACATCATCATCAACCTCATCAGCATCTCCTTCATTGCCGCCTTCACCTACTACTCCCTCAACCTCACCATGAGGGCCGAAGACTGGACGCCGATCATCAACATGCCGAAAAAACTGCTCTACGCCAGCATGCCGTTCTCCGGGGCGCTCATGATAATCTACAGCATCCGCAACATCGTCCAGAGCGGCTGCCGCCTTGCGCAGAAAACGCAATAG
- a CDS encoding cupin domain-containing protein produces MTEEKKYVFTIKDITPVPLTDKVNTRFLLGDNVLLSFIEQPPGAEFPIHAHDCEQILIILEGTEEHIVDGRTIHMKAGDVCVHPANVPHGGRTPTGFKGIDIFSPPRQDYVERIKQYQKK; encoded by the coding sequence ATGACAGAAGAGAAAAAATACGTTTTTACAATCAAGGATATTACGCCGGTACCGCTGACAGACAAAGTCAACACCCGCTTTCTCCTCGGCGACAACGTTCTCCTCAGCTTTATCGAACAGCCGCCCGGAGCGGAATTCCCCATCCATGCCCACGACTGCGAACAGATCCTCATCATCCTCGAAGGCACCGAAGAGCACATCGTCGATGGCCGGACCATCCACATGAAAGCCGGCGACGTCTGCGTCCACCCCGCCAACGTACCCCACGGAGGCCGTACCCCGACCGGCTTCAAAGGCATCGACATCTTCTCCCCGCCCCGTCAGGACTATGTAGAAAGAATCAAGCAATATCAGAAAAAATAA
- the kduD gene encoding 2-dehydro-3-deoxy-D-gluconate 5-dehydrogenase KduD → MILEQFSLAGKVAIVTGASRGLGAGMAIGLAEAGADLVVVASSARIHETAAKITALGRKCVAVQTDLTDVKTVPAVIDAALKNFGKIDILINCAGIIRRAPAIEFSEKDWDDVMNVNLKTMFFMCQAAAKEMMKQGKGKIVNIASLLSFQGGIIVPSYTASKSGVAGMTKALANEWAAHGINVNAIAPGYMATEMTEALQKNAERAPAILARIPQGRWGTPDDMKGAAVYLSSAASDYLQGHILVVDGGWMGR, encoded by the coding sequence ATGATTCTCGAACAATTCTCCCTTGCCGGCAAGGTAGCCATCGTAACCGGAGCCAGCCGCGGCCTCGGCGCCGGAATGGCCATAGGGCTCGCGGAAGCCGGCGCCGACCTCGTCGTCGTCGCCAGCAGCGCCCGCATCCACGAAACCGCGGCCAAAATCACGGCCCTCGGCCGCAAATGCGTAGCCGTCCAGACCGACCTCACCGACGTCAAAACCGTCCCCGCCGTCATCGACGCGGCCCTCAAAAACTTCGGCAAAATCGACATCCTCATCAACTGCGCCGGCATCATTCGCCGCGCCCCGGCCATCGAATTCTCCGAAAAAGACTGGGACGACGTCATGAACGTCAACCTCAAAACAATGTTCTTCATGTGCCAGGCGGCGGCCAAGGAAATGATGAAACAGGGCAAGGGAAAAATCGTCAACATCGCCTCCCTGCTGTCCTTCCAGGGCGGCATCATCGTCCCCTCCTACACCGCCAGCAAATCGGGCGTCGCCGGCATGACCAAGGCGCTCGCCAACGAATGGGCCGCCCACGGCATCAACGTCAACGCCATCGCCCCCGGCTACATGGCCACCGAAATGACCGAAGCCCTCCAAAAGAACGCCGAGCGTGCGCCCGCCATCCTCGCCCGCATCCCGCAGGGCCGCTGGGGAACGCCCGACGACATGAAAGGCGCCGCCGTCTACCTCTCCTCCGCCGCATCCGACTACCTCCAGGGCCATATCCTGGTCGTCGACGGCGGCTGGATGGGCCGCTAA
- a CDS encoding IclR family transcriptional regulator gives MEKHFLEVQVLQRAMDVLEVIGTCNEPVSLKNITEKVGLPKSTVYRILSNLESRGYVCCSNEGGYRLGLTFLTLGQKAERGFELKRLARPHMTKLNQLTNESVHLGMLARNKVLYLDSIDSPHTIRLVAQIGGNNLLHCTSLGKALLIAHSDEEIRQILVEVGMERRTHYTLVTPEAFLKEMEVVRRVGFGFDDRESDNECFCIGAPIYNHLGQILAAISVSGPISRVSRRTAETIVAPRLIEATKSISRALGHVS, from the coding sequence ATGGAAAAGCACTTTTTAGAAGTCCAGGTTCTCCAGCGGGCCATGGATGTCCTTGAGGTCATCGGCACCTGCAACGAACCGGTCAGTCTGAAAAACATCACCGAAAAAGTCGGGCTGCCCAAATCAACGGTATACCGTATCCTCTCCAACCTCGAATCCCGCGGCTATGTTTGCTGCAGCAACGAAGGCGGCTACCGCCTGGGGCTCACCTTTCTCACCCTGGGCCAAAAAGCCGAAAGGGGCTTCGAACTCAAGCGCCTCGCCCGGCCGCACATGACAAAACTCAACCAGCTCACCAACGAATCGGTCCACCTCGGCATGCTGGCGAGGAACAAGGTCCTCTACCTCGACTCCATCGACAGCCCCCACACCATCCGTCTCGTCGCCCAGATCGGCGGCAACAACCTGCTGCACTGCACATCCCTCGGCAAAGCCCTGCTCATCGCCCACAGCGACGAAGAGATCAGGCAGATACTTGTCGAAGTCGGCATGGAACGGCGGACCCACTACACCCTCGTAACCCCCGAAGCCTTTCTCAAAGAAATGGAAGTCGTGCGCCGCGTAGGCTTTGGCTTCGACGACCGCGAGAGCGACAACGAATGCTTCTGCATCGGCGCGCCCATTTACAACCATCTCGGCCAGATTCTTGCCGCGATCAGCGTTTCCGGGCCGATATCCCGCGTCTCGCGGCGGACGGCGGAAACGATCGTCGCCCCGCGGCTCATCGAAGCCACCAAGAGCATCTCCCGCGCTCTGGGGCATGTATCCTGA